The genomic region ATTTGGTTTTAGATAATGCAGTTAAACTTTGGCCGAAACTCGAAAAATTTTTACGTCAAGAATTATCTGAACAAAATAATTATTCTCTTTCTTGTCAACAGTTAAATGAAATATTTCATTGATGTTTGTATATAAAAAAGTTTTGGATGTATCAATATATATGAAATCTAAAAAAATTATATTTTCTATTTTAGAAAAAATAGAAAAAATTAAATCAGAAAAAGAATTAATTAAAATTAAATATACAAAAGAAAAAAATAAACAAACTATTGAACAATTACAATTGTTGTATAATTATGAAAAAGAATACACAAAAACGATGTATGCAAAAGTAAAATCAGGAATTTGTGTAAATGAATGGAAAAATTATAATGTTTTTATTTCTGTTTTAAAAAAAATTATCAACAATAACGAAAATATAGTTCAGTGTAATAAAAAAATTATAGCAAACAGTTTAAAATCTTGGCATTTAAACACAAATAGAATAAAATTATGGAACAACTTAAACTTAAAAAATAAAAAAATAATGTTGAAAATAAAAAAATATCAAGAAAACAAATTCAATAACGATTATATTCAATTAAAATCTTTCAAAAAAGGATAATAATTTTCATGTTCAAAATTATTGATACTATTTCAGTATTGAAAAACTTTTCTTCTTTTGTTGATTTACAAGATAAAAATTTTTATATTGATAATACATTAGAAACATCAGAATTGTTTTGTGAAAAACTAAATAAATCTTTAATGAATAAAACAATAAAATTTGATAATATTTTTAAAAAAGAAAAACAACATGATACAGATTGTATCTTTTCTAATTTTTTAATTAATCACTATCTGAATATTCTATCTTATAAAGATAGAACTTTAAGTTTTGACGATCTAGAGTTTTTTAAAAAAGACAAAGAAAATCAAAACATAAACAATAATATAAAAAAAAAAACAGATAAGTATATTAATCAAAGTAAAAAAAATTATATAAAATCTATAGATGATACAGATCATAAGAACACATTAACAAACCAAGAAAAACCTGAACTATTAAATACAAAAATATTGCATAATAATATATATGATCATCGAAATCTATACTTACGAAACAATTATATGAAAAATGATCCAAATATATTAAATAACTTATATTTAATAAATGTTAAAAATAAATCTGATGAACATAAAAAAAATACATTTCATTTTAACAATGTTTATGTCAAAAATATTGAAGATAAAAAAAATACAGTTTTTGTTCAAGATTGTGCATATTTTCAATCTACTCAACATCATAAAAGTAATATAAATAATTCATCTATTTTCAAAAATATGAGTAAAATTGATAATTTAGTACATGAAATCAATTTTTTAAGAAAAATCGATAAACGAGAAAATATTCAATCAGATCTAAAATCGTTGTTTGTAGATGATACACACAATAGTGTGAAATGGAAAAAATTAATTAGTCAAAAAATACTGTTATCTATTGCTAATAAAAATAATCAAGAAGAAATTTATTTAAATCCAACATTTTTAGGTTCTATATTAATTAAAATTAATATGAAACAAAATAATTTGAAATTAGATTTTTTTTCTATGCATCAATCAGTGATAGATTTTTTACATGCTCATCTATCTTTTTTACGCAATTCACTAAAAAAAAATGGCATTAAATTAGAAAAAGTTAAAATTTTTAATTTATCAAAAAACGAAAGAAAAAAAAATTATAAAAATGTTTTTTATGACTATGCATTAGAAAAAGAATTTGATTTTCATAAAAAAAATATAAAAAAAAATGCAGTTGATATATATATCTAATATAAGATTTTTTGAAAAAAAAAATCAATATAAATGATCATACTTTAAAATATTAAGTTTTTTATCTTATAATGACTTTTACCTTTGAGGTGTATAAATGGGGAAAAGTAAGAATTTACATAATGAACAAAAAAAGGTTTATCAAAACGAAAAAAATTTACATAAATTTTTAAAAAAAGAAGACATTAAAATACTAGAAAAAGTTAATAATTACTTTTCTAATAAAATTGAAATATATCTTTCTGAGTTTGTTAAAAAAAATATTAAATATATTTCGTATAGTGTGCAAATAGAGTCATTTTTAAATCAAAATAAAAAAAATCTAAAAAATTTTAGTTTGTTAAATTCAATTGAAGTACTACCTTTTAAAAATCAATTCTTTTTAATTTTTTCTTCTAATTTTTTATCTATTTTCATAGATCTTCTATTTGGAGGTCGTGGGGATTTAATAGAACAAACTGATAAAAAAGATAACTTTACACTAACTGAAAAACTAATTAATAAAAAGATAACTGATTCTATAATGAACTGTTTTTTTTATAGTTTTAAAAAATTTTTTTCTTTAGATATAAAATATATGAACATGAAACTGTTTTTAAATTTTAAAACACCTGATTTTAATTATCATGAATTTTTTTTGATCAATAATTTTAACTTTAATATATATGATATACCAGTATCTTTTAGTATTTTACTACCATTATCTATCATAACAAAAATCAGTGAAAAAAAAATTATCTCTACTACAAGTACAAATAATGAAAATAAAAATACAATTCATCAAAATACATTGATAGAAAAAAATCTTGTGAATTATACTACTTTTAAAAATATATATAATGTGGAATTAGATATTAAATTTAGAATTCATGATATTTTTATCTCTTATAAAAAATTGAATTCTTTATTGATAGGGGATGTTTTATTAATTGATAATCCTAATACAGTTATAGGGTTTTTAGAAGATCAACCTGTATTTTCTGGAAAATATAAAAGATTTAATGAAAAATGTATTTTCTTTATAGAGAAATTTATTGATAACTCAGAAATTAAAAAGGACAAGGAACACGTGAATGAGTAATATACAAAAAAATTCTAATCATGATATATCAATTGATACTAAAAAAGATGAATTCCCACGAAAAAGATTTAATAAAAATAAAACACCTCAACAAGATAATAAACAAGATACATTAAAAGACTCTCAAGAATTATTAAAAAATAAAGATATTTTATTAAACACATCTATTAAAATCACAGTGGAATTAGGAAAATCAAAAATAAAAATTAAAGATTTTCTGAATTTATCTAAAGGAAGTATGTTGATTTTAGATAAATCAATAAAAGAACCTTTAAATATTTATTTAAATGGTAATTTAATTGCCCGCGGTGAGATTGTAGTTTTAGAAAATAAATATGGTCTGCGTATTATGAATATAAAAAATTCTTTACAAACTTTAAAGATGTCATCTGAAATTTAAAATTTTATGAAAAATAATGTATCTTCTGAATTAATATTCAGCACTTTTTCACCGATACTTAATAGTGAAAAATTTTTTCAAATAACAAGTTCATTATCACAAATAATATTACTAATATTAATTTTTA from Buchnera aphidicola (Diuraphis noxia) harbors:
- a CDS encoding flagellar export protein FliJ; translated protein: MKSKKIIFSILEKIEKIKSEKELIKIKYTKEKNKQTIEQLQLLYNYEKEYTKTMYAKVKSGICVNEWKNYNVFISVLKKIINNNENIVQCNKKIIANSLKSWHLNTNRIKLWNNLNLKNKKIMLKIKKYQENKFNNDYIQLKSFKKG
- a CDS encoding flagellar hook-length control protein FliK translates to MFKIIDTISVLKNFSSFVDLQDKNFYIDNTLETSELFCEKLNKSLMNKTIKFDNIFKKEKQHDTDCIFSNFLINHYLNILSYKDRTLSFDDLEFFKKDKENQNINNNIKKKTDKYINQSKKNYIKSIDDTDHKNTLTNQEKPELLNTKILHNNIYDHRNLYLRNNYMKNDPNILNNLYLINVKNKSDEHKKNTFHFNNVYVKNIEDKKNTVFVQDCAYFQSTQHHKSNINNSSIFKNMSKIDNLVHEINFLRKIDKRENIQSDLKSLFVDDTHNSVKWKKLISQKILLSIANKNNQEEIYLNPTFLGSILIKINMKQNNLKLDFFSMHQSVIDFLHAHLSFLRNSLKKNGIKLEKVKIFNLSKNERKKNYKNVFYDYALEKEFDFHKKNIKKNAVDIYI
- a CDS encoding FliM/FliN family flagellar motor switch protein, translated to MGKSKNLHNEQKKVYQNEKNLHKFLKKEDIKILEKVNNYFSNKIEIYLSEFVKKNIKYISYSVQIESFLNQNKKNLKNFSLLNSIEVLPFKNQFFLIFSSNFLSIFIDLLFGGRGDLIEQTDKKDNFTLTEKLINKKITDSIMNCFFYSFKKFFSLDIKYMNMKLFLNFKTPDFNYHEFFLINNFNFNIYDIPVSFSILLPLSIITKISEKKIISTTSTNNENKNTIHQNTLIEKNLVNYTTFKNIYNVELDIKFRIHDIFISYKKLNSLLIGDVLLIDNPNTVIGFLEDQPVFSGKYKRFNEKCIFFIEKFIDNSEIKKDKEHVNE
- the fliN gene encoding flagellar motor switch protein FliN; the protein is MSNIQKNSNHDISIDTKKDEFPRKRFNKNKTPQQDNKQDTLKDSQELLKNKDILLNTSIKITVELGKSKIKIKDFLNLSKGSMLILDKSIKEPLNIYLNGNLIARGEIVVLENKYGLRIMNIKNSLQTLKMSSEI